The DNA window CCATTCTTATTTGATTTAAGCTATTAAATCTACACACAATTCCTCTAACAGAATTTGTGAGTTAAAAGCAACACAGGATTGGTATATATAATCAACGCTTTATATTAAATAGTTCGACCATAAAACTTTTGATTTAACCCTTTActttcatatcacatgccatgTATTTCACAGCATATGCTCAGATTAAAACATGGGGAATTTAAAAGTGTCGTTTTGGTAGGCCTTTTCAGTAAAGAAAATCACTAAAATAATAACTGTGAAAAATACAcgcaattattttatttagtgCAATTCTTAATATCTTTATACCAAAATGAGTCGCATgaaacatttcattatttattacgTCATCGTCATGCTGTAGCATTGAATACATCTTTTTCAAACGTTTATTTGATACATACATGACTTGTATTAGTCGGCCCTAGCTAATCCTAGGAAGTGATGTTCTTCGACAATTCTAATTGTATTAATGCAAGTATACAACAACTCCAAACAACatccatcttttaaaaaaaaagcaaaacagaCTTCGTTTTCTAGcttattttattgttgttttttttttcgttttcttATATTCGAAATTCAAAACCAAACTACACTTTATGGTACATTGGATATCCAGTCTATTCAATAAACctgaaacaaaaaagaaagattgTATCTCACTGAATTGATTCAACtaataaacattaaattacAGATATATTTGTAACAACTTTTgtcaattgtattttttatgaaaacgatatgaatatgaattaaaaaacgacagttacttttatttaaattgtcGTTATCCAAAAAAAGATTAGTTTTAGTTAATTGATTTCCACAAACAAAAACAtcgttaaatatttggttacATTATTTGTACACAGAACATTATGAATATTTTACCTTTCTTGGTCTAATGGATCCACCAATTGGTCTAAGTCCCCCGATGAATGGTCCGTTAAATCCATTGACTCCACTAGCGGCGGCAGCACTGGCGGCAGCGCCTCCGTTACCTCCAGCAGCGGCAGCTGAAGCGGCGGCAGATCCTCCTCCAACACCGAAGTATGGAGTGTTGTAGTAGGGTAATGACTGGTAGTACTGGTTGGGGAAGGAAAGGTACTGGGAGTTGTAGAGGCTGTGGTAGGGATAGTACTGGGAGCTGTAGATGTTGTTGTAGATTTGTCCTGGGTAGTAGCCGTATCCAGGCTGGTAGTAGTTGAATGGAGCAATTAATCCTCCAGATCCAGAGGCGGCAGCAGCAGAGGCGGCAGCAGAGTTACCAGCAGCGGCAGCTGAGGCGGCGGCGGCATTTTGTCCAGCGGCAGCAGCCGCGGCGGCGGCAGCGGCATTTCCGGCGGCGGCAGCGGAAGCGGCGGCTGATCCTCCACCAACACCTCCAAACCTAGTGTTAAGTCCTCCAAAATTACCAACTAATCCATTTCCTATACCAAGACTTCCCAAATTACCAGAGCCGACAAGTCCCCCTTGGAAACCATTGTACCCACATCCATATGGACCACAGCCTCCCTTTGGGTAGTAATCGCCTCCATTAATGGGAAAGTATCCTCCATTATGTTTGGGATAAGTGGAATCTGCGAAAACGCAGGCGACGATACAGGCAAGAGAGACGAATGTCAGCATTTTCTGTACATAAACAGAGAAAACAAATACATCAATGCTGCATATATACGATGTTAAAAATCCTCAATACgagaaaatatttctataatcaatataaaatgaatatttttaagaCATGATATTTATTTcccaaaaatatatcttaatgtTTAAAGAAACTTATTTTTCTTGTTGAGTAATAAATTTCTTCCTTGGTTAAGTTGATTTTTGTGATGACCATTAAAAATAACTATTAGAACTGAATTACCGTGTGTTTGGCTTTGACTCGGACTGGTCCTTGTAGTGAAGATACCGTGGTGTTGGTCTCCTTATATACACACTGAAAACGAAGTCTGACGGCTGGTGACGCCCTCTGTGGTTTTTTAATTGACAATGTGATTGTGCAGAGTAATAATGGATTAGAaggaaataaagataaaatcaaaaCGTAATGATGTGTAATATACATAATGCTATTTTAAACAACTGTCCAAGGGATAATTTATACCAAGAAAAGGGAAatctttattgtaaataatattctcgttccaattttaaagaaatgatggCTGTATGCTAatgatttctttaaactaaACATGCTCAATAGAATTACGTATACTAacgtttattttcatttctgtaaaCAGAAGAAAAACGTTTTTGTTATAATAGAAATCATCCTGTAAGAGTGCTCCTATTTCTTCCTTCAACTTCCTGATAAACTCAGGAGTGGAATTATACATGGAGTGAAAATGCAAATAACGAGACATAAGATAACAATATAATTTACCGCCAAGACATTAAATTGATTGAGAACGCAAAGGAGAAAATAATATTAAGACTgggttttttaaacattgtttttttaaagctaATTTCTTCTGATGTATATAATTTTGGAAACACAAGGTGACgtgttttttttagaaatctcgttgaaaaatatttaaggtattcaatgtataaagaccacattttgtacctaataaatgaatagtctgatattcttaatcatgatatcattttgaaggtgttattaaataaaaatactccaccaaaggacttttttttcaaaattttgattatgatcCAGCTATTTACAcattgaattttgcattgaagtcaaTGGGCAACGTATGCTCTATTACGATATTGtaaaagtaatttacaattcGTAAAACTATCTTGGTTAATACATGAATAAACTTTctcttttttgaaatatgaatcatttaccgcagatattttgacgacGAAATTTAAATTTCCCTATTTCATCAAGTGGagacaactctttaaaaatgcaaaatgacCGGCTTCTTATATGTTGTCAGTCATGTTAATTTGGTTCCTTTCACTGTCATTGTTAtttagcaatacatatttaactagtTTAATATTATTCAAACCGTTCAATATCCCTTTATTATATATTGAATACCTTAAGAAAGAGTGTACCGTGTTATATCTGTGCAATTTGTTGCAAATAGCTCAATATTGATATTTACGATAGCATAAAAGAACAAAGACATAACACGTACACAGATTTCCATGACGTTAAACAACAACCACAAAATcgataaaaaatcaattatggaCACATTTAACAGAAAATTTCTCAAAGTTTCTAATGCAAGTAGCTAAGGTGGTATGAGACATCTGTCGATGTTAATTTAAATTAAGGTACTTTATAATTGAATGCTTTTCACGGGttaaaatttccaaatttacgatatttaaccaaaaaaaaagttttaaaatttactggaaaggtaaaagtttttaaacattccaaGTTGAAATCGAACTCATAACTTACAGATTAGAAATGAGCCCTCTAACCCAttgggaaagaaaatatttgttcgtttggttttcttttataaatggTGCGTCAAAACAaagaggtgtcccataccacctgaACTTCAAaagaacatttcattttaagtatatgatttattttcatgtattttcatgaaaatgtattttcattataatatatgatataaagaaTAGATAATAAACATAGAAAAGAATAATATAAATATCGATCATTTTGATGGCACTTTTAGATGATTAGATTAAACTTTATTTGAGTAAAGACgtcaagaaaaataaaagatgcatatttaaaattcttaattttcatttttttttttttacatctgcaGTATCATCACAATTATGACAAATGATTTCAATTACATTGGGATAGGCAAATGTGACGCTTGTTTGTAAATAGAGCATAGGTTTAGAGCTACAGTGGTTTAATTAcagtatattttatatttacgtCATCCAATCCAAGTAAGGAAATTTGTGCGTTTTAATAGCCTAAGGATTTCTCTAAttctttaaatacatatttgatATATCTTGAGTTAAATCATCATATCTTATGTCCGATATGCATCACATGAATACCAAGAATTCATAAGTCTCTTTTATGTCCACAATAATGCTCGCCGACCGAAAGTGTGTCACGGGTGCCCTTCTGACTTAGATCACTTGATCAATAATAAACCTTTTCCTATCTAAACCAACAAAAGCTCACaagtcttatatatatatatatatatatatatatatatatatatatatatatatatatatatatatatatatatatatatatatatatatacacacacagcGAAGTGTGTTATATGCATGccatttacaatgtatataggATGAATCTATTGAAATGAATTGTTTCTCCTATTGAATATCACTTAAGAAGTTTTTACATTCTCTCTCATAccaaatttcaaagtttattacatgtagagacttttctttttaaatctcCGTGAACAATGAGCCGTTTTGAaagattatcattttaattgtttgttgttaattgtacataaaaaaatttatatgaaaaactCCCTAGACATTTAGAGGCTTACATGGCCTAATCGGTAGCGAATGGGGCTATTGTTCTGAATGTTTTAAACTCGGTATCGCCGTTTACAAGTTTTTCCTTATAAAACCTCGCCTTGctctatttaggcatagtataCTTACGCTTACAAACGCATAAGCCATTTGTATAC is part of the Crassostrea angulata isolate pt1a10 chromosome 3, ASM2561291v2, whole genome shotgun sequence genome and encodes:
- the LOC128175259 gene encoding spidroin-1-like, encoding MYITHHYVLILSLFPSNPLLLCTITLSIKKPQRASPAVRLRFQCVYKETNTTVSSLQGPVRVKAKHTKMLTFVSLACIVACVFADSTYPKHNGGYFPINGGDYYPKGGCGPYGCGYNGFQGGLVGSGNLGSLGIGNGLVGNFGGLNTRFGGVGGGSAAASAAAAGNAAAAAAAAAAGQNAAAASAAAAGNSAAASAAAASGSGGLIAPFNYYQPGYGYYPGQIYNNIYSSQYYPYHSLYNSQYLSFPNQYYQSLPYYNTPYFGVGGGSAAASAAAAGGNGGAAASAAAASGVNGFNGPFIGGLRPIGGSIRPRKVY